A DNA window from bacterium contains the following coding sequences:
- a CDS encoding c-type cytochrome, with the protein MRKFLTVPGLLYPALLPLALLLAATAVAGDEGGGEKLDGKKLFKERCKTCHGADAPAGEYTPMFLIQEQWTKFFAEDYAATHKGLTVSATDTTKVLDAITPEMLEAIRAFCHEGAADSEHPMTCG; encoded by the coding sequence ATGCGCAAGTTCCTGACCGTGCCGGGACTTCTGTACCCGGCGCTGCTGCCGTTGGCGCTGCTGCTCGCCGCGACGGCCGTCGCCGGCGACGAGGGCGGCGGCGAGAAGCTCGACGGCAAGAAGCTCTTCAAGGAGCGCTGCAAGACCTGCCACGGCGCCGACGCCCCGGCCGGCGAGTACACGCCCATGTTCCTGATCCAGGAGCAGTGGACGAAGTTCTTCGCCGAGGACTACGCCGCCACGCACAAGGGCCTGACGGTGTCCGCGACGGACACCACCAAGGTCCTCGACGCCATCACCCCGGAGATGCTCGAAGCCATCCGCGCCTTCTGCCACGAAGGCGCCGCCGACTCCGAGCACCCCATGACCTGCGGCTAG